The Desulfobacterales bacterium genome includes the window CCGTGTATGTTTGCGGCAGAAACGGGCGATATCCGCCATTTCGCGCAGATTCGACCGCAGGGCCATGGCCTTGAGGCGTGTTTTAATCCTGTTTGCAAACAGCAGGTCCAATCCGCGCCGAAAAGCGTCAAAAGAACCCGGCGTCCGGGTGACCCTTTCGTATGTGTTTTGGGTTATCCCGTAGACCGAAACTTCCAGTTCCCGGGGCGAGTACTGTTTGAATAGGTTGATATGCGCCGGAGTTAACAGGGCAGCGTTTGTGAAGACAGAAACCAGCAACCCTCTTTTTTTAAGATATAGATAGATATCGATAAAGTCTTCCCGCAAGAGGGGTTCTCCGCCGGTGATAAGGCACCACAAGGTTCCCAGGGAGACGGCTTCGTCGATGACGTCTTTTAACTGGTCGAATGTCAGCTCTTTGTTTCGGGCCCTCGGATCATTTGCCGGGAGGTTGATGTAGCAGTGGCGGCAGTTGTTATTGCAGCGGGCGGTAATTTCCAGCTCCAATGCCAGCAGGGTTCTTTTCCCTTCAATATTCTTCCAAAGGGGATAGTCAGGCAATGCGATGGCGGTAACGATTGGCGCACTC containing:
- a CDS encoding radical SAM protein; this encodes MSAPIVTAIALPDYPLWKNIEGKRTLLALELEITARCNNNCRHCYINLPANDPRARNKELTFDQLKDVIDEAVSLGTLWCLITGGEPLLREDFIDIYLYLKKRGLLVSVFTNAALLTPAHINLFKQYSPRELEVSVYGITQNTYERVTRTPGSFDAFRRGLDLLFANRIKTRLKAMALRSNLREMADIARFCRKHTRDYYRFDPFLHMRIDQNQKRNREIKSERLSPLDIVNLEKSDPKRFQALKKACQESPLSKPSELTGNRLFRCGIGNGSLTVGYNGLLRMCSSLCKPDCVYDLKNGTLTEAWQNFVPQVQQFSGQTKEVLNKCRSCLLINLCQWCPAHAHLETGMMDQPIDYFCQMAHARAVAVLE